The segment CTCAGTCTCAGTAGACCTCCTCATGTCATCACAGTCTCTGTAGACCTCCTCATGTCCTCTCAGTCTCTGTAGACCTCCTCATGTCCTCTCAGTCTCTGTAGACCTGCTGATGCTCTCTCAGACTCTGTAGACCACCTGATGTCTCAGGACAAGGAGGACTAAGAGGACGACGAGGACGACGAGGCTTTCAGGTATGTGCACAGAAACTGGTCCAGGCTGTAGACCGCCCCCCAGCCCACCTGAGGGTCCATGCTGATGAAGTGGTCCAGGTTCATCTGActctctgaggaggaaacacagaacCGTCATGTTCAGGTGGATCAAACACACCTGTCCACAAATCAAGGTGAGGACCAGCAGAAACCTGCAGAGCGTAAGGGGGGGTATGGAGGGGGGGGCATCCTCCAGGACCCGTCAGAGTTCTTCATGTGGGACCGGTCAGACGCAAAATTCAACAGGTAACTGTGGGCCGGTACGACACGGAGACACCTGTCAGGGAGAGACCAAGGTGAGTTACCTGTGGTAGGCGGGGCTAATGTGTTACCTGTGGAAGGGGGGCTTGTGTGTTACCTGTGGTAGGCGGGGCTAATGTGTTACCTGTGGTAGGCAGGGTTTATGTGTTACCTGTGGTAGGCGGGGTTTATGTGTTACCTGTGGTAGGCGGGGCTAATGTGTTACCTGTGGTAGGGGGGGTTTATGTGTTACCTGTGGTAGGGGGGGTTTATGTGTTACCTGTGGTAGGGGGGGGTTCATGTGTTACCTGTGGTAGGCGGGGTTTATGTGTTACCTGTGGTAGGCGGGGTTTATGTGTTACCTGTGGTAGGCGGGGGTTTATGTGTTACCTGTGGTAGGCGGGGTTTATGTGTTACCTGTGGTAGGGGGGGGTTTATGTGTTACCTGTGATAGGGGGGGTTTGTGTGTTACCTGTGGTAGGCGGGGTTTATGTGTTACCTGTGGTAGGCGGGGTTTATGTGTTACCTGTGGTAGGCGGGGTTTATGTGTTACCTGTGGTAGGCGGGGTTTATGTGTTACCTGTGGTAGGCGGGGTTTAGGTGGCGGTCTGAGTGCAGAGCCTGGTCAGCGTACAGTTCCAGGCTGCACGGAAACGACAGCTGAGAGTCCAGATCATGGACCAGAGATCCGGACTTCAGGctgacctgcagcaggactACATGATAATcctgaaacacagggagaccCCATCAGTGACCTcattatgacatcatcaggaTTTAAGATCTGTCCCCCATGTAGACAACAACATCACCAACCCAAACCACTGGCTGGTCCCCTCGCCCGGACTTCTGCTTCCACAGAGGAACCTAACGGAGAACACAAAGAGAACATCTGGGACCGCTTCCATATACACATCTGTAgaacctgactgatgttctttagaacctgactgatgttctttagaacctgactgatgttctttaGAACCTgaacctgactgatgttctttaGAACCTgaacctgactgatgttctttagaacctgactgatgttctGTAGAACCTGACTTATGTTCTTTAgaacctgactgatgttctGTAGAACCTGTATGATGTTCTTTAGAACCTgaacctgactgatgttctGTAGAACCTGAATGATGTTCTTGAGAACCTgaacctgactgatgttctGTAGAACCTgaacctgactgatgttctttagaacctgactgatgttctttaGACCCTGACTGATGTGCTTTAGACCCTGACTGATGTTCTCCAgaacctgactgatgttctttaGACCCTGGCTGATGTTCTTCAgaacctgactgatgttcttCAGAACCTGACTGATGTGCTTTAGACCCTGACTGATTTTCTCCAgaacctgactgatgttctttaGAATCTgaacctgactgatgttctttagaacctgactgatgttctgtagaacctgactgatgttctttagaacctgactgatgttctgtagaacctgactgatgttctttaGAATCTgaacctgactgatgttctGTAGAACCTGAATGATGTTCTTGAGAACCTgaacctgactgatgttctGTAGAACCTgaacctgactgatgttctttagaacctgactgatgttctttaGACCCTGACTGATGTGCTTTAGACCCTGACTGATGTTCTCCAgaacctg is part of the Notolabrus celidotus isolate fNotCel1 unplaced genomic scaffold, fNotCel1.pri scaffold_539_arrow_ctg1, whole genome shotgun sequence genome and harbors:
- the wdyhv1 gene encoding protein N-terminal glutamine amidohydrolase; amino-acid sequence: MEDEERITPSRESCIYTSCYCEENVWKLCEFVRMERTTPLEDLFVVFISNENRQVPLWKQKSGRGDQPVVWDYHVVLLQVSLKSGSLVHDLDSQLSFPCSLELYADQALHSDRHLNPAYHRCLRVVPAHSYLLNFASDRSHMKNSDGSWRMPPPPYPPLRSAESQMNLDHFISMDPQVGWGAVYSLDQFLCTYLKASSSSSSS